A window of Malania oleifera isolate guangnan ecotype guangnan chromosome 5, ASM2987363v1, whole genome shotgun sequence contains these coding sequences:
- the LOC131156156 gene encoding autophagy-related protein 18g-like isoform X1 has product MKKGRERNNGLLPNYLNVITSCIKTVSSNAGSVASTVRSAGASVAASVSAASEDNRDKVTWAGFDKLELGPSAFKHVLLLGYQNGFQVLDVEEASNFSELVSKRDGPVTFLQMQPIPTSDGHEGFRASHPLLLVVAGDEPNSLNLGQDRSHLDWLGRDNLDSHSANCVNSPTAVQFYSLRSHCYVHVLRFRSAVCMVRCSPRIVAVSLATQIYCFDALTLENKFSILTYPVPQLGGQGTLGVNIGYGPMALGPRWLAYASNNPLPLSTGRLSPQNLTPPGVSPSTSPGGSSFVARYALESSKQLAAGIINLGDMGYKTLSKYCQDLLPLPDGSNSPVSPSSSWKVGRFAATETDNVGMVVIKDFASQAVISQFKAHTTPISALCFDPSGTLLVTASVYGNSINIFRIMPPCAHSRSGTQNNDWSSSHVHLYKLHRGIRTAIIQDICFSYYSQWIAIVSSKGTCHVFVLSPFGGDAGFQTLSSQVEEPNIFPVLSLPWWSTSSGIMNQQYFRPPPPVTLPVVSRIKDSNSGWLNTVNNAASVMGKVFIPSGAVASVFHNSISSTFQEHNSRINSLEHLLVYTPSGHVVQHELLPSLELKMSDGGSRTCSGSFVQIQDEELKVRVEPLQWWDVCRRSDWPEREDCLLGATLGTQEAAVIVPDRSGHEDNYSTNNDTGVKDSVKTDTLKLQEQSHGYLSNAEVQISRAQFPMWQKSKICFYMMAFPRVDDFAGGEFEIENVPVQELELKQKDLLPVFDHFPAIRSSWNDRGLTVGRYSNPSLSGPYQTKERVTEETVICHLKSASLGSTESLDGGSSRTIGTLLDMDQVNIEKLYMSTCQTLNECCHKRRETLADKFPASNQKTSSILPTNEYARKAGSHVDKNHTVNALSSIGSDLASVRQIAVEGLLVKTGVIGDVPPLSADTMNICAKKPTPSNMQSSVNFGQFCQEGYCKMLEVDRDLINDDVDSCSSHCEGEKPEENEEDDEMLGGIFAFSEEGRNLKLSTHPSCI; this is encoded by the exons GTAACCTGGGCTGGCTTTGACAAGCTAGAGCTTGGTCCATCAGCGTTCAAACATGTTCTCTTGCTTGGTTATCAGAATGGTTTTCAAGTACTTGATGTTGAAGAAGCCTCTAATTTCAGTGAGCTGGTATCAAAGCGTGATGGTCCGGTTACGTTCTTACAGATGCAGCCAATTCCTACATCTGATGGTCATGAAGGATTCAGAGCATCACATCCTTTACTGTTAGTTGTTGCTGGCGATGAACCCAACAGCTTAAATCTGGGGCAAGATCGTAGCCATTTGGACTGGTTGGGCAGAGATAATCTGGATTCTCATTCAGCGAACTGTGTCAACTCTCCAACAGCTGTTCAGTTTTACTCCCTTAGATCTCATTGTTATGTTCATGTTCTGAGATTTCGTTCAGCTGTCTGTATGGTTAGATGCAGTCCTCGCATAGTGGCAGTGAGTCTTGCAACACAG ATATACTGCTTTGATGCGCTCACCCTTGAGAATAAGTTCAGTATTCTCACCTATCCTGTTCCTCAGCTGGGAGGTCAAGGAACACTTGGGGTTAATATTGGTTATGGTCCAATGGCTCTGGGTCCAAGGTGGTTAGCTTATGCTTCTAACAACCCACTCCCCTTGAGCACAGGTCGCTTAAGTCCACAGAATCTGACTCCTCCAGGCGTTAGTCCATCAACATCACCAGGCGGCAGTAGTTTTGTGGCACGTTATGCATTGGAGTCTAGTAAACAGTTAGCTGCTGGGATTATCAACCTGGGGGACATGGGATACAAAACATTGTCAAAATATTGTCAAGATCTGCTTCCGCTTCCTGATGGTTCTAATTCTCCAGTCTCACCAAGTTCAAGTTGGAAAGTTGGTAGGTTTGCAGCAACAGAAACAGATAATGTGGGAATG GTGGTTATCAAGGATTTTGCTTCCCAAGCTGTTATATCACAATTCAAAGCTCATACCACTCCAATATCTGCACTATGTTTTGACCCAAGTGGGACCCTTCTGGTAACAGCCTCAGTATATGGTAATAGCATAAATATCTTCCGGATCATGCCACCTTGTGCACACAGTCGATCAGGAACTCAAAACAATGACTGGAGTTCTTCTCATGTGCATCTTTACAAGCTACACCGTGGAATTAGAACAGCT ATCATCCAAGATATTTGCTTTAGTTATTATAGCCAATGGATTGCTATTGTTTCATCCAAGGGGACCTGCCACGTGTTTGTTCTATCCCCTTTTGGCGGTGATGCGGGCTTTCAAACTCTTAGTTCTCAGGTTGAAGAACCCAACATTTTTCCAGTTCTATCTCTGCCATGGTGGTCCACTTCATCTGGCATCATGAATCAACAATATTTTCGACCTCCACCACCTGTAACCCTACCTGTTGTGAGCCGGATAAAGGATAGCAACTCTGGATGGCTTAATACAGTTAATAATGCTGCTTCTGTGATGGGGAAGGTTTTTATACCATCTGGTGCCGTTGCCTCTGTTTTTCACAATTCCATATCTAGCACTTTTCAGGAGCATAACTCAAGGATTAATTCCTTGGAGCATCTGTTAGTTTATACTCCTTCAGGTCATGTAGTTCAGCATGAACTTCTGCCATCACTTGAGTTAAAAATGAGTGATGGTGGTTCTAGAACCTGTTCGGGTTCCTTTGTGCAAATCCAAGATGAGGAATTGAAGGTGAGAGTTGAACCTCTTCAATGGTGGGATGTATGCAGAAGATCTGATTGGCCAGAAAGGGAGGATTGCCTTTTGGGTGCTACCCTTGGTACACAAGAAGCTGCAGTGATAGTTCCAGATAGATCAGGTCATGAAGATAATTATAGCACAAATAATGATACTGGAGTAAAAGATTCTGTTAAAACTGATACATTAAAGCTTCAGGAGCAATCCCATGGGTATTTATCCAATGCTGAGGTGCAAATAAGCCGTGCACAGTTTCCAATGTGGCAAAAATCTAAG aTTTGTTTCTACATGATGGCCTTTCCAAGAGTTGATGATTTTGCTGGAGGAGAGTTTGAAATCGAAAATGTCCCTGTGCAAGAACTTGAACTAAAGCAGAAGGACTTATTACCTGTTTTTGATCATTTTCCTGCCATTAGATCTAGCTGGAATGACAG AGGCCTAACTGTCGGAAGGTATTCTAATCCTTCATTGTCAGGGCCTTATCAAACAAAAGAAAGGGTCACTGAAGAGACTGTTATTTGTCACTTGAAGTCAGCATCACTTGGCTCCACTGAAAGTTTAGATGGAG GATCATCAAGAACGATCGGGACTTTGCTGGACATGGATCAAGTTAATATTGAGAAGTTGTACATGTCAACTTGCCAGACTCTGAATGAGTGTTGCCACAAAAGAAGAGAAACTTTGGCTGATAAATTTCCAGCATCAAACCAGAAAACTTCATCCATTCTACCCACTAATGAGTATGCAAGGAAGGCTGGTTCTCATGTTGATAAGAATCATACTGTGAATGCTTTATCCTCAATAGGAAGTGACTTGGCTTCTGTCAGACAAATAGCTGTTGAAGGTTTGCTTGTGAAGACTGGTGTGATTGGTGATGTTCCGCCATTGAGTGCTGACACTATGAATATTTGTGCCAAGAAGCCTACGCCTTCAAATATGCAGTCTTCAGTAAACTTTGGGCAGTTTTGTCAGGAGGGATACTGTAAAATGTTGGAGGTTGATAGAGATTTGATAAATGATGATGTGGACAGTTGTAGCAGCCACTGTGAAGGTGAAAAACCTGAGGAAAATGAGGAAGATGATGAAATGCTTGGTGGCATTTTTGCCTTTTCTgaagaaggtagaaatctgaagcTATCGACACATCCTTCCTGTATCTAA
- the LOC131156156 gene encoding autophagy-related protein 18g-like isoform X2 codes for MKKGRERNNGLLPNYLNVITSCIKTVSSNAGSVASTVRSAGASVAASVSAASEDNRDKVTWAGFDKLELGPSAFKHVLLLGYQNGFQVLDVEEASNFSELVSKRDGPVTFLQMQPIPTSDGHEGFRASHPLLLVVAGDEPNSLNLGQDRSHLDWLGRDNLDSHSANCVNSPTAVQFYSLRSHCYVHVLRFRSAVCMVRCSPRIVAVSLATQIYCFDALTLENKFSILTYPVPQLGGQGTLGVNIGYGPMALGPRWLAYASNNPLPLSTGRLSPQNLTPPGVSPSTSPGGSSFVARYALESSKQLAAGIINLGDMGYKTLSKYCQDLLPLPDGSNSPVSPSSSWKVGRFAATETDNVGMVVIKDFASQAVISQFKAHTTPISALCFDPSGTLLVTASVYGNSINIFRIMPPCAHSRSGTQNNDWSSSHVHLYKLHRGIRTAIIQDICFSYYSQWIAIVSSKGTCHVFVLSPFGGDAGFQTLSSQVEEPNIFPVLSLPWWSTSSGIMNQQYFRPPPPVTLPVVSRIKDSNSGWLNTVNNAASVMGKVFIPSGAVASVFHNSISSTFQEHNSRINSLEHLLVYTPSGHVVQHELLPSLELKMSDGGSRTCSGSFVQIQDEELKVRVEPLQWWDVCRRSDWPEREDCLLGATLGTQEAAVIVPDRSGHEDNYSTNNDTGVKDSVKTDTLKLQEQSHGYLSNAEVQISRAQFPMWQKSKICFYMMAFPRVDDFAGGEFEIENVPVQELELKQKDLLPVFDHFPAIRSSWNDRGLTVGRYSNPSLSGPYQTKERVTEETVICHLKSASLGSTESLDGGSSRTIGTLLDMDQVNIEKLYMSTCQTLNECCHKRRETLADKFPASNQKTSSILPTNEYARKAGSHVDKNHTVNALSSIGSDLASVRQIAVEGLLVKTGVIGDVPPLSADTMNICAKKPTPSNMQSSVNFGQFCQEGYCKMLEVDRDLINDDVDSCSSHCEGEKPEENEEDDEMLGGIFAFSEEG; via the exons GTAACCTGGGCTGGCTTTGACAAGCTAGAGCTTGGTCCATCAGCGTTCAAACATGTTCTCTTGCTTGGTTATCAGAATGGTTTTCAAGTACTTGATGTTGAAGAAGCCTCTAATTTCAGTGAGCTGGTATCAAAGCGTGATGGTCCGGTTACGTTCTTACAGATGCAGCCAATTCCTACATCTGATGGTCATGAAGGATTCAGAGCATCACATCCTTTACTGTTAGTTGTTGCTGGCGATGAACCCAACAGCTTAAATCTGGGGCAAGATCGTAGCCATTTGGACTGGTTGGGCAGAGATAATCTGGATTCTCATTCAGCGAACTGTGTCAACTCTCCAACAGCTGTTCAGTTTTACTCCCTTAGATCTCATTGTTATGTTCATGTTCTGAGATTTCGTTCAGCTGTCTGTATGGTTAGATGCAGTCCTCGCATAGTGGCAGTGAGTCTTGCAACACAG ATATACTGCTTTGATGCGCTCACCCTTGAGAATAAGTTCAGTATTCTCACCTATCCTGTTCCTCAGCTGGGAGGTCAAGGAACACTTGGGGTTAATATTGGTTATGGTCCAATGGCTCTGGGTCCAAGGTGGTTAGCTTATGCTTCTAACAACCCACTCCCCTTGAGCACAGGTCGCTTAAGTCCACAGAATCTGACTCCTCCAGGCGTTAGTCCATCAACATCACCAGGCGGCAGTAGTTTTGTGGCACGTTATGCATTGGAGTCTAGTAAACAGTTAGCTGCTGGGATTATCAACCTGGGGGACATGGGATACAAAACATTGTCAAAATATTGTCAAGATCTGCTTCCGCTTCCTGATGGTTCTAATTCTCCAGTCTCACCAAGTTCAAGTTGGAAAGTTGGTAGGTTTGCAGCAACAGAAACAGATAATGTGGGAATG GTGGTTATCAAGGATTTTGCTTCCCAAGCTGTTATATCACAATTCAAAGCTCATACCACTCCAATATCTGCACTATGTTTTGACCCAAGTGGGACCCTTCTGGTAACAGCCTCAGTATATGGTAATAGCATAAATATCTTCCGGATCATGCCACCTTGTGCACACAGTCGATCAGGAACTCAAAACAATGACTGGAGTTCTTCTCATGTGCATCTTTACAAGCTACACCGTGGAATTAGAACAGCT ATCATCCAAGATATTTGCTTTAGTTATTATAGCCAATGGATTGCTATTGTTTCATCCAAGGGGACCTGCCACGTGTTTGTTCTATCCCCTTTTGGCGGTGATGCGGGCTTTCAAACTCTTAGTTCTCAGGTTGAAGAACCCAACATTTTTCCAGTTCTATCTCTGCCATGGTGGTCCACTTCATCTGGCATCATGAATCAACAATATTTTCGACCTCCACCACCTGTAACCCTACCTGTTGTGAGCCGGATAAAGGATAGCAACTCTGGATGGCTTAATACAGTTAATAATGCTGCTTCTGTGATGGGGAAGGTTTTTATACCATCTGGTGCCGTTGCCTCTGTTTTTCACAATTCCATATCTAGCACTTTTCAGGAGCATAACTCAAGGATTAATTCCTTGGAGCATCTGTTAGTTTATACTCCTTCAGGTCATGTAGTTCAGCATGAACTTCTGCCATCACTTGAGTTAAAAATGAGTGATGGTGGTTCTAGAACCTGTTCGGGTTCCTTTGTGCAAATCCAAGATGAGGAATTGAAGGTGAGAGTTGAACCTCTTCAATGGTGGGATGTATGCAGAAGATCTGATTGGCCAGAAAGGGAGGATTGCCTTTTGGGTGCTACCCTTGGTACACAAGAAGCTGCAGTGATAGTTCCAGATAGATCAGGTCATGAAGATAATTATAGCACAAATAATGATACTGGAGTAAAAGATTCTGTTAAAACTGATACATTAAAGCTTCAGGAGCAATCCCATGGGTATTTATCCAATGCTGAGGTGCAAATAAGCCGTGCACAGTTTCCAATGTGGCAAAAATCTAAG aTTTGTTTCTACATGATGGCCTTTCCAAGAGTTGATGATTTTGCTGGAGGAGAGTTTGAAATCGAAAATGTCCCTGTGCAAGAACTTGAACTAAAGCAGAAGGACTTATTACCTGTTTTTGATCATTTTCCTGCCATTAGATCTAGCTGGAATGACAG AGGCCTAACTGTCGGAAGGTATTCTAATCCTTCATTGTCAGGGCCTTATCAAACAAAAGAAAGGGTCACTGAAGAGACTGTTATTTGTCACTTGAAGTCAGCATCACTTGGCTCCACTGAAAGTTTAGATGGAG GATCATCAAGAACGATCGGGACTTTGCTGGACATGGATCAAGTTAATATTGAGAAGTTGTACATGTCAACTTGCCAGACTCTGAATGAGTGTTGCCACAAAAGAAGAGAAACTTTGGCTGATAAATTTCCAGCATCAAACCAGAAAACTTCATCCATTCTACCCACTAATGAGTATGCAAGGAAGGCTGGTTCTCATGTTGATAAGAATCATACTGTGAATGCTTTATCCTCAATAGGAAGTGACTTGGCTTCTGTCAGACAAATAGCTGTTGAAGGTTTGCTTGTGAAGACTGGTGTGATTGGTGATGTTCCGCCATTGAGTGCTGACACTATGAATATTTGTGCCAAGAAGCCTACGCCTTCAAATATGCAGTCTTCAGTAAACTTTGGGCAGTTTTGTCAGGAGGGATACTGTAAAATGTTGGAGGTTGATAGAGATTTGATAAATGATGATGTGGACAGTTGTAGCAGCCACTGTGAAGGTGAAAAACCTGAGGAAAATGAGGAAGATGATGAAATGCTTGGTGGCATTTTTGCCTTTTCTgaagaag GTTGA